Proteins encoded together in one Deinococcus detaillensis window:
- a CDS encoding glycosyltransferase: MKVLWLTPSYPYKADPVKGVFFKTQVSSLSSLSVDIDVLAPIPYVPWPMGIFNSKWQNYLKVSTHSAEGKVHIYRPRYISFPRENIFRTAHIFKTLAVFPYMFRKYDLLHAHFSYPEGLVAAQMSRVFSLPYVLTLHGSDVNVYAKISKKHREYFCSAIRGAETVVTVSSNLADTVYDITGVRAKVLPIGIHIIPPNLLQESSLIRSIAKGRKVVLFVGNLLKTKGVGELLDALAAINSDRIVGIFIGDGPMKDSVITSSLTEIIFLGVLQNDEVRKAMKSADVLVLPSYMEGMPTVIIEAGSALLPVIATKVGGIPEILDDSTGYLIDSLSSLEQVIKYVLENREEATEKAKVLYERIGSNYDVLHNSEYLKKIYESIVEDGKI; the protein is encoded by the coding sequence GTGAAGGTTCTTTGGCTAACTCCAAGCTATCCCTATAAGGCTGATCCAGTAAAGGGAGTTTTTTTTAAAACTCAAGTCAGCTCACTCAGTAGTTTGTCAGTTGACATAGATGTTCTCGCCCCAATTCCGTATGTTCCTTGGCCTATGGGGATCTTTAATTCTAAATGGCAAAATTATTTGAAGGTTTCAACACATTCTGCTGAGGGTAAGGTTCATATATATAGGCCGCGCTATATCTCTTTCCCTCGTGAAAATATATTCAGAACTGCACATATTTTCAAAACCCTTGCGGTATTTCCTTATATGTTTCGAAAATACGATCTTTTGCATGCCCATTTCAGTTATCCAGAAGGACTCGTAGCAGCACAAATGTCAAGGGTTTTTTCGCTACCTTATGTCCTCACTTTGCATGGCAGTGATGTAAACGTATACGCCAAGATCAGCAAAAAGCACCGTGAGTATTTCTGTTCGGCAATTAGGGGTGCGGAAACCGTAGTCACCGTTAGTAGTAATCTAGCAGACACTGTGTATGATATAACAGGCGTGAGGGCAAAAGTCTTACCGATTGGTATTCATATCATACCTCCTAACTTGCTACAAGAAAGCTCTCTTATAAGAAGTATAGCTAAAGGCAGAAAAGTTGTTTTGTTCGTAGGAAATCTTTTAAAGACAAAAGGAGTCGGCGAACTACTTGATGCTCTAGCCGCTATCAACAGCGATAGAATAGTTGGTATTTTCATTGGGGACGGCCCAATGAAAGATAGTGTGATCACTTCATCACTGACAGAGATCATCTTTTTAGGTGTACTCCAGAATGACGAAGTTAGGAAAGCCATGAAGAGTGCAGATGTTCTAGTCCTTCCCTCATATATGGAAGGTATGCCAACAGTTATTATAGAAGCTGGTTCGGCTTTATTACCTGTTATAGCGACTAAAGTCGGTGGTATTCCCGAAATTTTAGATGATTCTACGGGTTACCTAATAGATAGTCTCTCTTCTCTGGAGCAAGTTATAAAATATGTATTAGAAAACAGAGAAGAAGCTACTGAGAAAGCAAAAGTCCTATATGAGCGCATAGGCTCTAACTACGATGTGCTACATAACTCAGAGTATCTCAAGAAAATTTATGAAAGCATAGTAGAGGATGGAAAAATATGA
- a CDS encoding O-antigen ligase family protein has product MTTLLGAAFAISNGVTSALNRPKFINTKPKKVLLLYLLIAIFSLIWSIDFAATVSSLTNLFLQILILILIANYIGCNAKRLNALLISVASGASLAALLGLINVGISSGNRISYFEGGDPAHFASSIVPAVMTALVIIMFNDSIGHKLYAIPIFIISTASILLSGTRSAWIGILIALIMFVLPLVKSKKLAYIIIFVFSVITLISYIPVTANFVSTRIDTANDTGGAGRTSIWVVGRQIALEHLPLGVGLGAFPTAFDNQAIFKSSLKSINSEEIYPGRAPHNIYLSNLSEVGIPGTALFILFLYSTMSSLWTYPRKKSSIIIYSVLIVYISQGFFLDVTNRKYFWLFLALAIGCEAVKRREREGSLANSKLSL; this is encoded by the coding sequence GTGACAACATTGCTCGGTGCAGCGTTCGCAATCTCAAACGGTGTCACAAGTGCATTAAATCGTCCAAAATTCATAAACACTAAGCCGAAGAAAGTTTTACTACTCTACTTGCTGATAGCAATATTTAGTTTGATTTGGTCGATTGACTTCGCCGCTACTGTTAGTTCACTTACAAATTTATTCCTTCAAATTCTAATTTTGATCTTAATTGCCAATTACATTGGTTGCAACGCTAAACGATTGAATGCATTATTGATCTCAGTTGCATCAGGGGCAAGTCTTGCCGCATTACTTGGATTGATAAACGTTGGCATATCTTCTGGTAATCGCATATCATACTTTGAAGGTGGTGATCCCGCCCACTTTGCCTCTTCAATAGTCCCCGCTGTCATGACAGCTCTAGTTATTATTATGTTTAATGACTCTATAGGTCATAAGCTATATGCGATCCCTATATTTATAATATCTACCGCATCAATTCTTTTGTCAGGAACGAGAAGTGCCTGGATAGGTATCCTTATTGCGCTAATAATGTTTGTGCTACCCCTAGTAAAATCAAAGAAGCTTGCTTACATAATTATATTTGTTTTTAGTGTTATCACCTTGATATCATACATTCCAGTAACGGCAAACTTTGTGTCAACCCGGATCGATACAGCCAATGACACTGGGGGAGCAGGAAGGACGAGTATTTGGGTCGTTGGTAGGCAGATTGCACTTGAGCATTTACCGCTAGGGGTTGGCCTAGGTGCCTTTCCAACGGCCTTTGACAACCAAGCTATTTTTAAATCATCTTTAAAGTCTATTAACTCTGAAGAGATTTATCCAGGTCGAGCACCGCACAACATATATCTATCGAATCTATCAGAAGTAGGCATCCCCGGCACCGCTCTTTTCATACTCTTTCTTTACAGCACTATGTCCTCACTTTGGACTTATCCACGCAAAAAATCCTCTATAATCATATACTCTGTCCTAATTGTTTATATATCTCAAGGATTCTTTTTAGATGTAACAAATCGCAAATATTTCTGGCTGTTCTTAGCTTTGGCTATTGGATGTGAGGCCGTAAAAAGGAGGGAACGTGAAGGTTCTTTGGCTAACTCCAAGCTATCCCTATAA